The window GCCCTTGCCGAAGTCGTCCAGAGAAATGCGGATGCCGAGGTCGTCCAAGGTCTCGAGGGCCCGTTCCACAGACGCTTTGCCCTCCATCAGCACGCGCTCGGTGAGTTCGAGCTCGAGATAGCGCGCCTCGAGACCGGTGTCGTCGAGGATCTGCGATACCTTGCGAACGAAGCGCGGGTCACGGAGCTGAATCGCGGAGATATTGACCGCTACCGGCAGCGGCGGCAGGCCGCGCTCCTGCCAGCGTTTTGCCTGCCGGCAGGCCGCTCGCAGAACCCAATCTCCCACCTCTTCGATCAAGCCGGCGCTCTCTGCGATGGGCACGAACTCGGTCGGCGTGATGACGCCGAGCTTCGAGTGCTGCCAGCGAACCAGCGCTTCGACACCGACGATGCGGCGGTCGTCGAGTCCGATCTGGGGCTGGTACTCGAGAAAGAGCTCATCGCGCTCGACCGCTCTGTGGAGATCTTGGGCCAGACCCATCCGGCGCTTGATCTCGGTGTCCATCTCACCCTCGAAGAACCGGTAGGTGTTGCGGCCCTCGCTCTTGGCCCGATAGAGAGCCAGATCCGCCTGTTTCATGAACTCGGACTTGGGGGTGGTTTCTCCGTCGCTGACCGAGATGCCGATGCTCGCGCTGGCGAAGATCTCTTGCGGTCCGACTCTGAAACTCTCCGAGAAGGCTCGCAGCAACCTCTCGGCGAGGTGCTCGGCGCTCTTTCTGCTGGTGATGTCCGGTTGCACCGCCGCGAACTCGTCGCCCCCGAGGCGGCAGATCGAGTCGACGCCCCGGAGCGTTTCGGTGAGCCGCCGGCCGACCGCCACCAGGAGCTCGTCGCCGGCGGTGTGGCCGAACGTGTCGTTGACGTCCTTGAAGTTGTCGAGGTCCACCCAATGCACGGCGACTTTCGAGCCCAGACGGCGAGCCCGGGTGAGCTCGATCTCGAGCCGGCTGTCGAAAGCGTATCGATTGGGCAGGTCGGTCAGGAAGTCGTGCGTCGCCATATGAGCGATGCGCGCGTCCGACTCGAGTTGGGCGGTGATGTCCTCGTGAATCGCCACGAAGTGGGTAACGGCACCGTCGCCGTTGCGGATCGGCGTGATCGTCTGCTCGGCCGTATAGAGCTTGCCCGACTTGTGCCGGTTGTGATCCTGCCGTGCCAGGTCTCACCCTTCGAGATCGTTCGCCACAGGTCGCGATAGAGCTCCTCGTTCTGTCGACTGTAAGAGAGGCTGCCGGCTAAGTCTGTGTGGTTTGTTACAAAGGCGAGACTAAGTTTCGGCCTTCTCGATCCTGACCTCGAGCGTCTCCTCGCCGAGCTTGACGGTATGGGCGGAGTCCGCGAGGGTCTCAGCGCGCTCGAGCTCGAGGGCGAGGATCTCGGTGCTGACGTAGCCGGCGAAGGACTCGATGTCGGCGGCGAGCGCGTCCGAGGCCTGGTAGCGGAGATGGATGCGGTCGGCGACGTCGAGGCCGACCTCCTTGCGCAGGTTCTGAATCTTGCGCACCAGGTCGCGCACGCGTCCCTCCCTCCGGAGCTCCTCGGTGATGTCGGTGGCGAGGGCGACGAGCATGCCGCGGTCCTCGGCTATGGCCCAGCCGTTGGCCGCGACCTTCTCGACCGTTACTTCCTCGGCGTCGACCTCGATCGTCTGCCCTTCGACCTCGAGCGGGATCGGCTCGCCGGCGCGCTGCAGCCTTTCGACCTCGGCGCCATCGGAGACAGCGGCGGCGGCCAGGGCGGCCCTGACCGGTTGGACGAGCCGCTTGTACTTCGGCCCGGCGACCTTGCCGTCGAGATGGGCGGTGCGGGTGAAGAGCCCGTCTCCGATAGTCGCGGAGTCGGTGAACTCGATTCGCTTGAGGTTGAGCTCGTCGAGAATCAGGGCGGTGAACGGCTCGAGCTTGGCGGCGAGCTTCCGGCTGGGCGAGACGACGCGTAGCTCGGCCAGGGGTTGGCGCACCTTCACCCCGGCGTTGTTGCGCGCCGCGTGCCCCAGCTCGACCGTTGCCCGGGCGAGATCCATCCCCGCCACCAGATCCTCGTCGGCCGCGAACTCCTCGCGACGCGGGAAATCGTTGAGGTGGACGCTCACCGGCGCGTCGGCGTCCTGGGCGCGCACCAGCTCTTGATACATCTCTTCACTGATGAACGGCACCACCGGCGCCAGGAGGCGGGTTGCGGTCGTCAGGCATTCCCAGAGCGTGCGATAGGCGGCGGCCTTGTCGGCATCGTCCTCGCTCTTCCAGATGCGGCGGCGACTGCGGCGCAGGTACCAGCGCGACAGAGAGCCGATGAAGGCCACGATCTCTCGCATGAACAGGTGAACGCTCGAGCTCGAGTAGCTGTCACGGGCGGTGCCGACCAGCTTCGAGAGCAGCGAGAGGATCCAACGATCCAGCTCCGAGCGCTCGGCGACGGGAACCTCGTTGTCGGCCGGATCGAAGCCGTCGATTCGCGAATAGGTCAGATAGAACTGGTAGACGTTCCACAGCACCAGGAACTCCCGCCAGCTGTCGCGCACCTTGTGGTAGCCGAAGCGCAGGTCGTACTCGGGATTGTGCGAGCAGAAGAGCCAGCGCATGGCGTCGGCGCCGACGTTTTCGGCCGCCTCGTTGAACTCGATGGAGTTGCCCTTCGACTTGTGCATCTCCTCGCCGTCTTCGTCCTTCATCAGCCGATAGCCGAACATCAGCTTGAAGGGCGGCCGGTTCTCCATGACCGTGCTCATGGCGAGAATGGCGTAGAACCAGTTTCTGAACTGCCCAGGGAAGCTCTCCGAGATCCAGTCGGCCGGGAACCAGTCCTTCCAGTACTCGCGGTCGGTGTTGTAGTGCATGGTGGAGTAGGGGACGATGCCGGCGTCGAGCCAAGGGTTGCCGACGTCGGGGATTCTGGGCGTCGGCTTGCCGCAGGACGGACAGGCGATCTTGACCTCGTCCACCCAGGGGCGATGGGGGCTGTGGCCGTCGAACCTGTCCCAACCCTCGACCGCGCGCTCGCGGAGCTCTTCCTTGCTGCCGATGACCTCGAAGACGTCGCAGTCCTCGCACTTGTAGATCGGCAGCGCTAATCCCCAGTAGCGCTTCTTCGAGATCATCCAGTCGTGCATGTTGTCCAGCCACTCGATCTCGAGTTGCCTGCCGACCGTCGGGATCCAGTCGGTCTGCCGGGTGACTTCCTTGATCTCTTCCCGCAAGCGGTCCATCGAGACGTACCACTCGTCCACCAGCCGGAACAGGAGCTGGGTCTTGCAGCGCCAGCAGATCGGATAGGCATGCTCGTAGGTCTCGACCCGGTAGAGGATCCCTTTGGCCCGCAGGTCCTCGAAGACCGCCTCGGCGAGCTCGGCGGCATTCTGGCCGGTGAAGCGCCCGAAGCCCTCGAGGATGATCCCGGCTTCGTCGATCGGCCCGATCGCCGGCAGGTCGTGCTCGCGTCCCAGCTCGTAGTCTTCCTTGCCGCAGCCGGGTGCGATGTGGACGATGCCGGTGCCCTCCTCGGCGCTGACCTCCTTCCAGGGAATCACCCGGTGGCCGACGCCGGCCTGAGCCGGGAGATCGTCGAACGGTCCGTCATACTCGAAGTCGAGAAGCCGTTCACCGGTGAATCGCTCGAGGATCTCGAAGGAGCCGTTGGGCGCCATCACCGGCTCGACCCGCTCTTCGATCAGGTAGTAGATGTCGCCGTTCTGGCTCACCTTGGCGTAGGTGAGATCCGGGTGAACGGCGCAGGCCACGTTCGAGGTCAGGGTCCACGGGGTCGTCGTCCAGATCAGCAGGTACTCGCCTTCGCGACCGATGATCGGCAGCCGCACGGTGGGCGAGTCATGGACCGCCAGCGGACGGTCCTCGCCGTGGATCTCGTGCTGCGACAGACCGGTACCGCAGCGCGGGCACCAGGGCATCGAGTCGAGGCCGTGGTAGACGAAGCCGCGCTCGTGGCACTTCTTGAGAAACTCCCAGATGGTGTAGTTGTTCTCGTCCGACATCGTGTAGTACGAGTTGTCCCAGTCCATCCAGTAACCCAGACGGATGGATTGCTCGGTTTGGATGCCGGCGTACTTCTGCACTCGCTCTTTGCATTTGTCGACGAATTTGCCGACACCGTAGGACTCGATCTCCCGTTTGGACTCGAAGCCGAGCTCCTTTTCGACCTCCACCTCCACCCACAGGCCCTGGCAGTCGAAGCCGTTCTGGTAGCGCAGCTCGCGATTGTTCATCGCCTGGTAGCGTTGAAAGACGTCCTTGTAGGTACGGCCCCAGGCGTGGTGCACTCCCATCGGGTTGTTGGCCGTAATCGGCCCGTCGAGGAACGACCAG is drawn from bacterium and contains these coding sequences:
- a CDS encoding EAL domain-containing protein, with the translated sequence MAIHEDITAQLESDARIAHMATHDFLTDLPNRYAFDSRLEIELTRARRLGSKVAVHWVDLDNFKDVNDTFGHTAGDELLVAVGRRLTETLRGVDSICRLGGDEFAAVQPDITSRKSAEHLAERLLRAFSESFRVGPQEIFASASIGISVSDGETTPKSEFMKQADLALYRAKSEGRNTYRFFEGEMDTEIKRRMGLAQDLHRAVERDELFLEYQPQIGLDDRRIVGVEALVRWQHSKLGVITPTEFVPIAESAGLIEEVGDWVLRAACRQAKRWQERGLPPLPVAVNISAIQLRDPRFVRKVSQILDDTGLEARYLELELTERVLMEGKASVERALETLDDLGIRISLDDFGKGYASLDYLRRYPLSKVKIDQSFVHDMETNFKNATIVSAVIDLATKLDLQVIAEGVEPADLLQRLIDEGCEEVQGFYFSRPVSAESLAELLTIGSDRIRAHPESEGTL
- a CDS encoding isoleucine--tRNA ligase; protein product: MAQLDLPSVERKILAFWKRERCFEKLVEKNRGKPRWSFLDGPITANNPMGVHHAWGRTYKDVFQRYQAMNNRELRYQNGFDCQGLWVEVEVEKELGFESKREIESYGVGKFVDKCKERVQKYAGIQTEQSIRLGYWMDWDNSYYTMSDENNYTIWEFLKKCHERGFVYHGLDSMPWCPRCGTGLSQHEIHGEDRPLAVHDSPTVRLPIIGREGEYLLIWTTTPWTLTSNVACAVHPDLTYAKVSQNGDIYYLIEERVEPVMAPNGSFEILERFTGERLLDFEYDGPFDDLPAQAGVGHRVIPWKEVSAEEGTGIVHIAPGCGKEDYELGREHDLPAIGPIDEAGIILEGFGRFTGQNAAELAEAVFEDLRAKGILYRVETYEHAYPICWRCKTQLLFRLVDEWYVSMDRLREEIKEVTRQTDWIPTVGRQLEIEWLDNMHDWMISKKRYWGLALPIYKCEDCDVFEVIGSKEELRERAVEGWDRFDGHSPHRPWVDEVKIACPSCGKPTPRIPDVGNPWLDAGIVPYSTMHYNTDREYWKDWFPADWISESFPGQFRNWFYAILAMSTVMENRPPFKLMFGYRLMKDEDGEEMHKSKGNSIEFNEAAENVGADAMRWLFCSHNPEYDLRFGYHKVRDSWREFLVLWNVYQFYLTYSRIDGFDPADNEVPVAERSELDRWILSLLSKLVGTARDSYSSSSVHLFMREIVAFIGSLSRWYLRRSRRRIWKSEDDADKAAAYRTLWECLTTATRLLAPVVPFISEEMYQELVRAQDADAPVSVHLNDFPRREEFAADEDLVAGMDLARATVELGHAARNNAGVKVRQPLAELRVVSPSRKLAAKLEPFTALILDELNLKRIEFTDSATIGDGLFTRTAHLDGKVAGPKYKRLVQPVRAALAAAAVSDGAEVERLQRAGEPIPLEVEGQTIEVDAEEVTVEKVAANGWAIAEDRGMLVALATDITEELRREGRVRDLVRKIQNLRKEVGLDVADRIHLRYQASDALAADIESFAGYVSTEILALELERAETLADSAHTVKLGEETLEVRIEKAET